One window of Novipirellula aureliae genomic DNA carries:
- a CDS encoding putative zinc-binding protein — protein MPNTIPILFACSGCSNAGQLANSIAVELDRRGVAEMSCLAGVGAAKPLFLKKLSEREVWVIDGCPIHCSLGVFDQVREHVDVHIRLYDFGIKKKADAPTGEDFDALVEEVLQHVARQKVGSL, from the coding sequence ATGCCCAACACAATTCCAATTCTGTTCGCCTGTTCCGGATGCTCCAACGCGGGCCAATTAGCCAATAGCATTGCGGTGGAACTCGATCGCAGAGGTGTCGCCGAGATGTCCTGTTTGGCTGGCGTCGGCGCTGCAAAACCATTGTTTCTGAAGAAGCTTAGCGAGCGTGAAGTGTGGGTGATCGACGGCTGTCCGATCCATTGCTCACTCGGCGTATTCGATCAGGTTCGAGAGCACGTTGATGTCCATATTCGGCTGTATGATTTTGGGATCAAGAAGAAAGCGGATGCACCAACCGGCGAAGACTTTGACGCATTGGTTGAAGAGGTGCTTCAGCACGTCGCCCGACAGAAGGTTGGCAGCCTTTAG
- a CDS encoding molecular chaperone TorD family protein: MKIDSVKLAAQADLVLITVEMLQSPLLADAAESPWYELPSPLLDDLLQVALGRTADNPEEPAKRPSPRAAFADVVRCGRKLEKSAWCDEYSRLFDGAVACPLNQASYIRRDKGKILGDLCGFYRAFGFQSGSKHGERPDHLLCQLEFVAMLLALASRAPDEASYEIVTEALGKYTCDHVHDWLPAACWMMCEETQLEYFAAVAQWVTVLWHSLTELHNWPIDPLPEGHLKPIVDPEDPYECGAPDLHQIQT; the protein is encoded by the coding sequence GTGAAAATTGACTCTGTCAAACTTGCGGCGCAAGCCGACTTGGTACTAATAACGGTGGAGATGTTGCAGTCGCCATTGCTTGCCGACGCCGCTGAATCGCCTTGGTACGAATTACCCAGTCCGCTACTCGACGATTTATTGCAAGTTGCCCTCGGCCGTACAGCAGACAATCCGGAGGAACCCGCAAAACGCCCAAGTCCGCGAGCGGCGTTTGCGGATGTGGTTCGCTGTGGGCGTAAACTTGAGAAAAGTGCATGGTGCGATGAATATTCGCGATTGTTTGACGGTGCTGTCGCTTGCCCTTTGAACCAAGCATCGTACATCCGCCGAGACAAAGGCAAAATCCTCGGCGACTTGTGTGGATTCTACCGAGCGTTCGGATTCCAAAGCGGCTCAAAACACGGCGAACGCCCCGATCATCTACTTTGTCAACTCGAGTTTGTTGCGATGCTATTGGCACTCGCGTCAAGAGCACCCGATGAAGCGAGCTACGAGATCGTTACCGAAGCGCTTGGCAAGTACACCTGCGATCACGTTCACGATTGGTTGCCGGCGGCATGTTGGATGATGTGCGAAGAGACTCAGTTGGAGTACTTCGCCGCCGTCGCACAGTGGGTCACGGTTTTGTGGCATTCACTGACCGAGCTACACAACTGGCCAATCGATCCGTTACCCGAAGGCCATCTGAAACCGATCGTCGATCCCGAGGACCCCTACGAATGTGGGGCCCCAGATTTACATCAGATCCAAACCTAG
- a CDS encoding DUF309 domain-containing protein, whose protein sequence is MYDPAGLPPMPSRRTTTPFPAYSYVPNQFPHPRSNPAGHSFGKPEPNVNAEDKTAIRELHDRAVDLFNHGYYWESHEAWEAIWHAFGRTSPTAVLCKGLIKLAAAGVKARQRSWAGVERHAARASELLRVAGDSKCLDPAIRLDVSFTELIQQCSILVSHPDGAVQRRNSNVVRVIPMVL, encoded by the coding sequence ATGTATGATCCCGCGGGGCTGCCACCGATGCCATCACGCCGCACGACAACCCCGTTCCCAGCCTACAGCTATGTTCCCAACCAGTTCCCGCATCCAAGAAGCAATCCAGCAGGTCACAGCTTTGGTAAGCCGGAACCGAACGTGAATGCTGAGGACAAAACGGCGATACGAGAACTACACGACCGGGCGGTTGACTTATTCAATCATGGCTACTACTGGGAATCCCATGAAGCTTGGGAAGCGATCTGGCACGCCTTTGGCCGCACTTCACCAACCGCCGTCCTGTGCAAAGGGCTGATCAAACTAGCTGCCGCTGGCGTGAAGGCTCGTCAAAGGAGTTGGGCGGGAGTGGAGAGGCACGCAGCTCGCGCCAGTGAATTGCTTCGTGTAGCAGGTGACTCAAAGTGCCTTGATCCTGCAATCCGATTAGACGTATCCTTCACGGAACTGATTCAGCAATGCAGCATCTTGGTATCCCATCCTGATGGAGCGGTCCAAAGGAGAAACAGCAATGTTGTCCGTGTGATACCAATGGTGCTGTAG
- a CDS encoding c-type heme family protein, which translates to MREFNMIGLRWGLWVFVSGVSLFAISEDPPQSPAVAPSPPTSQTEAKVRARLLFETINGSLQVMHRDFFDDDNAFAIPSRSLEDVFIELNKSQGVKVKWLTVNADTLNIDHDAETEFEHAAVKTLSTGEKTYESIDESTYHYAGAIQLRSECLKCHVRRRSSNEARISALTIAIPVTEMIETPKTQDQH; encoded by the coding sequence TTGCGAGAATTCAATATGATTGGTTTGCGATGGGGATTGTGGGTATTTGTCAGTGGTGTTTCGCTATTCGCGATCAGCGAAGATCCGCCACAAAGTCCTGCCGTGGCCCCCAGTCCCCCAACTTCTCAAACAGAAGCCAAGGTTCGAGCGAGATTGTTATTCGAGACGATCAATGGATCGCTACAGGTAATGCACCGTGATTTTTTCGACGACGACAATGCCTTTGCGATTCCGTCACGGTCACTCGAAGATGTCTTCATCGAATTGAATAAGAGCCAAGGGGTGAAAGTCAAGTGGCTAACCGTCAACGCGGATACATTGAATATCGATCACGATGCAGAGACGGAGTTTGAACATGCGGCAGTCAAAACGTTGTCAACAGGAGAGAAAACCTATGAGTCCATCGACGAGAGCACATACCATTACGCCGGAGCAATTCAACTAAGGTCGGAGTGTTTGAAATGCCATGTGCGCCGGCGTAGCAGCAATGAGGCTCGAATCTCGGCACTGACCATTGCGATCCCTGTAACCGAAATGATTGAAACACCGAAAACTCAGGATCAGCATTGA
- a CDS encoding Rieske (2Fe-2S) protein, with the protein MSNPIKVATTSSVPPGRGILVDADGLLLALFNIDGVFYAIDDACPHQGAPLSEGAVRGCVVICPWHAAEFEIPTGKLLCAPGTRDVQTYPVTIDGDDVMVDID; encoded by the coding sequence ATGAGTAATCCAATCAAAGTTGCGACCACTTCGTCCGTCCCGCCGGGCAGGGGAATCTTGGTAGACGCTGACGGTCTGCTACTGGCTCTCTTTAACATTGACGGAGTGTTCTATGCGATCGATGATGCGTGTCCCCATCAGGGGGCACCGCTTAGCGAAGGTGCAGTGCGGGGATGTGTCGTGATTTGTCCGTGGCATGCAGCCGAGTTTGAAATCCCCACCGGGAAGTTGCTCTGTGCCCCGGGAACTCGCGACGTACAAACCTATCCGGTGACAATCGACGGCGATGATGTGATGGTCGATATCGATTGA
- a CDS encoding DUF542 domain-containing protein, with protein MDCDQSTTIPDWIIEHPETTGVFSELGLDVSCGGKSLEYVCFQNGLDVEAVLQRLREVIEDRR; from the coding sequence ATGGACTGCGATCAAAGTACAACGATCCCCGATTGGATCATCGAGCACCCCGAGACGACGGGAGTGTTTAGCGAACTTGGGCTTGATGTAAGCTGCGGGGGAAAGTCGCTAGAGTATGTCTGCTTCCAAAATGGGCTTGACGTCGAAGCTGTCTTGCAGCGGCTTCGTGAGGTGATCGAAGACAGGAGGTGA
- a CDS encoding ethylbenzene dehydrogenase-related protein, producing MNRTQDNNRMLIGVIGGAVLILLTMIASLFIATRRPVVVVVPSADDGSRAASATAAASASGAVAASGAVAATTAAEDPPAEVKITKVDLAPSIDNPLDPFWDKIAASDVAMLPQQVAQPMLAAGSVSSVKVQAVHDANRYVWRVSWDKAEIAERSDVGQFSDAVAMQFPLTEGAPYTMGGPKMPVRMLHWKATWQKDIDEGFQDLAQIQPNADVDLYWFSKGKNPNSVTEGLNNPEARQYMVAAAAGNPMSDWNRKSPIEELTAHGFGSATHVADTPSQGRGAWKEGRWYVVIDRPINSTDPLVVRFNENPQQQLIAFAVWDGTANNRGGRKNITNWVPMRIDP from the coding sequence ATGAATCGCACTCAAGATAACAATCGCATGCTGATCGGCGTCATCGGTGGCGCGGTATTGATTCTGCTCACCATGATCGCGTCGCTGTTCATCGCCACTCGGCGGCCCGTCGTGGTGGTGGTCCCCTCCGCAGACGATGGCTCGCGCGCCGCATCGGCAACGGCTGCCGCATCGGCAAGCGGTGCGGTAGCGGCAAGCGGTGCGGTAGCGGCCACGACAGCTGCGGAAGATCCTCCGGCAGAAGTGAAGATCACAAAAGTCGACTTGGCCCCATCGATCGACAATCCACTCGACCCGTTCTGGGACAAGATCGCTGCTTCGGACGTTGCCATGCTGCCGCAGCAAGTCGCTCAACCGATGCTGGCGGCCGGCAGCGTTTCGTCAGTGAAAGTACAGGCGGTTCACGATGCAAACCGCTACGTCTGGCGTGTCAGCTGGGACAAGGCCGAGATTGCCGAGCGGAGTGATGTCGGCCAATTTTCCGACGCCGTCGCGATGCAGTTCCCGCTCACCGAGGGAGCTCCCTACACGATGGGCGGCCCCAAAATGCCGGTGCGAATGTTGCACTGGAAAGCAACCTGGCAAAAGGACATTGACGAAGGTTTTCAAGACTTGGCACAAATCCAACCAAACGCGGATGTCGACTTGTACTGGTTCTCCAAGGGCAAGAATCCCAACAGCGTAACCGAAGGTTTGAACAACCCCGAGGCCAGGCAATACATGGTCGCCGCAGCCGCGGGCAACCCGATGTCCGACTGGAATCGCAAAAGCCCGATTGAAGAATTGACTGCCCACGGCTTCGGTAGTGCCACGCATGTTGCTGACACCCCAAGTCAAGGCCGTGGGGCCTGGAAAGAGGGTCGCTGGTATGTAGTCATTGACCGACCTATCAATAGCACCGACCCGCTTGTTGTCCGGTTCAATGAGAACCCTCAACAGCAACTAATTGCCTTCGCCGTTTGGGATGGAACCGCCAACAATCGTGGTGGACGCAAGAATATTACCAATTGGGTACCTATGAGGATTGATCCGTGA